A region from the Cygnus olor isolate bCygOlo1 chromosome 24, bCygOlo1.pri.v2, whole genome shotgun sequence genome encodes:
- the SMIM29 gene encoding small integral membrane protein 29, which translates to MSGNATAPSAPSAPSTGDSLVGSVLGPFVFLTLLGAVVAAVMYVQKKRSTPSPLSARPRARAERLRHRLLPMYSYDPAEELHEAEQELLVEADDPRVVPGLGGRGQWKA; encoded by the exons ATGAGCGGCAACGCGACGGCTCCCAGCGCTCCCAGCGCTCCCAGCACGGGCGACTCGCTGGTGGGCTCCGTGCTGGGCCCCTTCGTCTTCCTCACCCTCCTGGGCGCCGTCGTGGCCGCG GTGATGTACGTCCAGAAGAAGCGGAG caccccgtcCCCGCTCAGCGCCCGTCCCCGCGCCAGGGCGGAGCGGCTGCGGCACCGCCTGCTGCCCATGTACAGCTACGACCCCGCCGAGGAGCTGCACGAGGccgagcaggagctgctggtggaggcCGACGACCCCCGG GTGGTGCCCGGCTTGGGGGGCCGCGGGCAGTGGAAGGCCTGA
- the HMGA1 gene encoding high mobility group protein HMG-I/HMG-Y isoform X2, whose protein sequence is MSEAGAKSSQALASKGEKDASEKRGRGRPRKKPQEPSEAPTPKRPRGRPKGSKNKATPKGRKAAVTPGRKPRGRPKKSQQDEEEVNISQESSEEEQ, encoded by the exons ATGAGCGAAGCCGGCGCCAAGTCCAGCCAGGCCCTGGCCTCCAAGGGGGAGAAGGACGCCTCGGAGAAGAGGGGCCGGGGACGGCCCAGGAAGAAGCCGCAG GAGCCCAGCGAAGCCCCGACCCCCAAGAGACCCCGCGGACGGCCGAAGGGCAGTAAAAACAAGGCCACCCCAAAAGGCAGG AAAGCTGCAGTCACACCAGGGAGAAAACCTCGAGGCCGACCCAAAAAATCG cagcaggacgAGGAGGAGGTGAACATTTCCCAGGAGTCGTCCGAGGAGGAGCAGTGA
- the HMGA1 gene encoding high mobility group protein HMG-I/HMG-Y isoform X1: MSEAGAKSSQALASKGEKDASEKRGRGRPRKKPQQEPSEAPTPKRPRGRPKGSKNKATPKGRKAAVTPGRKPRGRPKKSQQDEEEVNISQESSEEEQ, translated from the exons ATGAGCGAAGCCGGCGCCAAGTCCAGCCAGGCCCTGGCCTCCAAGGGGGAGAAGGACGCCTCGGAGAAGAGGGGCCGGGGACGGCCCAGGAAGAAGCCGCAG caGGAGCCCAGCGAAGCCCCGACCCCCAAGAGACCCCGCGGACGGCCGAAGGGCAGTAAAAACAAGGCCACCCCAAAAGGCAGG AAAGCTGCAGTCACACCAGGGAGAAAACCTCGAGGCCGACCCAAAAAATCG cagcaggacgAGGAGGAGGTGAACATTTCCCAGGAGTCGTCCGAGGAGGAGCAGTGA